Genomic DNA from Thermus amyloliquefaciens:
TGGGGAAACCCCAAGGCCAGGTCCTTGGCCGTGGCCCTGGGAGGGAGGAAGGCGGGGGATAGCCCCCCCCGGCGCAACACCTCCCCCGTCCCCTCCCCCACCGCCGCCACCTTTAAAGGGGGCCTTCCCGCCCGCTCCCAAGCCCAAAGAAGCCTTTTCGCCCCCTCCTTGGAGGTGACGGCCACCCAGTCGGCGGCGCGCAACCTGCCCGGAAGCGCCTGCAGGCCCGGCAGATCCACCTGCTCCAGCAGGGCCACCTCCGCCGCCTCTATGCCCAAGGCGGCAAGCCGTTCCAAAAGCGCCCTATCCTTCCCCCGCGTCAGCAGGACCACGGCCCCTGAGCACCTTGTGGAAAAGCTTCATGGCGGCCAAGGCCCGGGGAAAGCCCAGGAAGAGGGCGGACTGCAGGATGGCCTCCCGCACCTCCTCCTCGGTGGCCCCCACCCGTAACGCCCCCTCCAAATGGGTGGCCAGCTCCTTGGGGCTACCCAGGGCGATGAGGGCGGTGATGGCAAGGAGCTCCCGGGTCTTCAGGTCCAGCCCCGGCCGGGCCAGAACCTCCTCGTAGGCGAAGTCGCGGATGTAGCGGAAAAGGTCCTCGTCCACCTCCTTGAGGCTGGCCTCAATGGCCTCCTGCTTCTCCCCCCATATGGCCCGCCGCACGCTCATGGCAGGTAGTCTAGCACCCTCTCCAGCTTGGGAAGGGCCTCGGGGTTCTCCCCCAAGGGATCAAAGAGGAGGGGCTTAACCCCGGCCCCCTGGGCCCCGGCCACGTCCGCCTCCGAATCCCCCACGTGCACCGCCTCCTCCGGCCTAACCCCAAGGGCCGAAAGGGCCTCCTGGAAGAGCCTAGGATCCGGCTTGGCCACCCCGGAAAGGGCGCTCACCGCCAAGTGCTGGAAGTAGGGCCTCAGGCCCACCACCTCCAGGATCTCGGGCAGGGTGGCGTCCCAGTTGGAGACCACCGCCAGGAGGTAGCCCCGCTCCTTCAGGGCCTGGAGGGTGGCCTGGGCCCCAGGCACCACGGGCCAGAACCGGGGGTTCTTCCAGTTGGCCACCAGCTCCCGGCTCAGGGCCTCCGCGTGCTCCTCGAGGCCCATGCCCGTGAAAAGCCTGCGGTGGAACTCCCGCCAAAGCCCCAAGGCGGTTTCCAGATCCCGGGCCTCCAGGTGGTGGTCCTCATAAAAGCGAAAGGCCGCCAAGGCCGCCCCCTTGGGGTCTTTCCTCGGCCTTAGCCCCCTTTCCTCCAAAAAGGGCAGAAGCCAAAACCGGGGGCTTGCCAGGATCAGGGTATTCCCCACGTCAAAGAGCACCGCCCGGGTCATGAACCCAGTGTATACCCTGGCCCTTCTAACAGGGGTCTAACCTTCGCCTGCTATGCCCTTTATGGCAAAGGGAGGTGGTGAGGCATGCGATGGCTGGTATGGCTTTGGGTATTGCTGGTTCCTGTCCTGGCCCAGAGTTTTGAGGTGGTTTCCGGGGAGGCCCGCTACCGGGTGCGGGAGCAGCTGGTCCAGATCGGCATCGCCGAGGCCGTGGGCACCACGGGGGCGGTGAAGGGGCTGGTGGTTCTGCAAGGGGGCAAGGCCAGCGGGGAGTTCGTGGTGGACCTGAGGGAGCTAAAGAGCGACCAGGCGCGGCGGGACAACTACCTCCGGCAAAACACCCTGCAGACCGACCGCTTCCCCACCGCCACCTTCCGGCCCAAGGCGGTGGAGGGCCTGCCCAACCCCTTGCCCCAAGGCGGCAAGTTCCCCGTGCGGGTGGTGGGGGACCTCACCATACGGGACGTCACCGAGGAGGTGGTCTGGGAGGGGGAGGCGGAGTTCAGGGGCCAGGAGGTGCGGGTGGTCCTCAAGACGGAGTTCCCCTTTGAGAAGTTCCAGCTGGTCCAGCCCCGGGTGCCCATCCTCCTCAGCGTGGAAAACCGCATCCGGCTGGAGGTGGACCTTCGCCTGAGGCGGAAATGAAGCGGCGCGCCCTCCTCGGCCTTTTCCTTTACCCTCTGGCCCGGGCCCAGTGCCCGCCGACCCCCGCCCTAACCGAAGGCCCCTACTTCCTGCGGGAGGTGCCCAGGCGGCAGGACCTGCGGGAGGGGCTTCCTGGGGTTCTCCTGCGGCTTACCTTGCGGGTGCAGGACCGCACCTGCCAGCCCCTTGGGGGCCTGCGGGTGGACCTCTGGCACACGGACGCCCTGGGGCGCTACTCCGGGGTGAACGCCCCCGGGGTCTTCTGCCGGGGCTGGCAGGCCACGGACGGCCAGGGAAGGGTGGAGTTCCGCACCCTCTTCCCCGGCTGGTACCCAAGCCGCACCCCCCACCTGCACCTGCGGGTGGAAGCGGGAGGGAGAAGCTTCGCCACCCAGCTCTTCTTCCCCGAGGAAATCCAGCAAAGGGTCTACGCCAGGCCCCCCTACGCCGAAAGGGGGATGCCCCGCATCGGCAACCGCCAAGACGGCCTCTTCCGGGCCGACCTGCTCCTCAGCCCCAAGCCGGAAGGGGAGGGGTATGGGGCGGACTTCGTCCTCACCCTGCCCTTTTAGTACCCTTAAGGCATGGTCCCCCGTTACCAGACCCCGGAGATGGCCGCGCTATGGTCGGAGGAAAACCGCTACCGCACCTGGGCCCGGGTGGAGGCCTACGCCCTCGAGGCCTGGGAGGCCCTGGGCCAGGTGCCCCAAGGCCTTGCCCAGAAGCTTCTTGAGCACCTAAAGGAGCATCCCCTAGACGCCCGCTTCGCCCAAAGGGTGGCGGAGCTGGAGGAAATCACCCGCCACGACCTGGTGGCCTTCACCCGGGCCCTGGTGGAGTGGACGAAAGACGAGGAGGTGGGGCGGTACCTGCACCTGGGCCTCACCAGCTCGGACGTGGTGGACACCGCCCAAAACGCCCTTCTGGTGCAGGCCCTGGACCTCATCCTGGCGGAGCTCAAGGGGGTGCAGGAGGAGCTCAAGCGCCTGGCCCTCCGCTACCGGCGCACCCCGGCCATCGCCCGCACCCACGGGGTCCACGCGGAGCCCACCAGCTTCGGCCTCCGTTTCCTGAGCTTTTACGCCGCCTTCCAGCGGGACGAGGAGAGGCTAGGGCGGGCCAAGGAGGCCATCGGGGTGGCCATGCTTTCGGGCTCGGTGGGGAACTACGCCCACGTGCCCCCGGAGGTGGAGGCCCACGTGGCCCGGCGGCTTGGCCTAAAGCCCGAACCCCTCTCCACCCAGGTGGTGCCCCGGGACCGGCATGCGGAGGTGCTGGCCGCCTTGGCCATCCTGGGGGGGAACCTGGAACGGGTGGCGGTGGAGCTACGCCACCTCCAGCGCACGGAGGTCCTCGAGGCCCAGGAACCCTTCAGGGAAGGGCAGACGGGAAGCTCCAGCATGCCCCACAAGAAAAACCCCGTGGGCCTGGAAAACCTCACCGGCATGGCCAGGCTCCTCCGGGGCTACCTGGGGCCCGCCTTGGAAAACATCGCCCTCTGGCACGAGCGGGACATCTCCCACTCCTCCGTGGAGCGCGTCATCCTCCCCGACGCCACCACCGTAGCCCACTATGCCCTGAGGCGGCTTAGGGGCATCCTGGCGGGCCTGGTGGTCTTTGAGGAAAATCTCCAGAAAAACCTGGACCTCACCCGGGGCCTGGTTTACTCCCAACAGGTGCTCAACGCCCTCATCGCCCAGGGCCTTCCCCGGGATAAGGCCTACGCCATCGTGCAACGGAACGCGCTGCGGAGCTGGGAGGAGGGCCGAAGCTTCCCCGAGCTCCTAGAGGAAGACCCGGAAAACCCCCTCAAGGGGGAAAGGCTCAAGGCCCTCTTTGACCCAAGCCCCTTCCTCCAGCACGTGGACGCCATCTACGCCCGCTTTGGGCTTTAGGTACCCCGCTTTGAGCACCGTCCTTCTTCCTTGCCTATTGCGGCCACCTCCAGGCATCGGCACTTAGGAAAGGGGCCGCACCCCTGCCCAAGGGGCTCCCAGGCCTCCCCCCTGGCATTAAAATGAAGGCGAGGCGGGGCTAAGGTCCCTAAGGAGGCACATGGAAAAGCTCTACGAGGGCAAGGCAAAGGTTCTTTTTCCCGAGGGACCGGACACCCTTCGGGTCTACTTCAAGGACGAAGCCACGGCCTTCAACGCCAGGAAGCGGGGCATCATCCCCGGGAAAGGGGTGGTGAACAACAAGGTCTCGGCGGCCCTCTTCCGCCACCTGGAGGCCCACGGGATCAAAACCCACTTCCTGGAGGAGCTCTCCGACCGGGAGATGCGGGTGTTACGGGTGGAGATCCTCCCCCTGGAGGTCATCCTCCGCTTCCGGGCGGCGGGAAGCTTCGCCAAGCGGTACGGGGTGAAGGAGGGCACCCCCCTGAAAGCCCCCCTGGTGGAGTTCTCCCTAAAAAGCGACGCCCTGGGCGACCCCCTCATCTGCCCTGAGGCCATCCTGGCCCTGGACCTGGCCGGGGAAGAGGAGCTTTCCCAGGTGAAGGCCACCACCCTGAGGGTGGGGGAGCTGTTGCGGGATTTCTTTGCCCAAAGGGGCCTGGACCTGATTGACTTCAAGCTGGAGTTCGGCAAAAGGAATGGGGAGATCCTCCTCGCCGACGAGATCTCCCCTGATACCATGCGCCTTTGGGACCAGAGGACGGGTGAACCCATGGACAAGGACCGTTTCCGCAAAGACCTGGGGGGCGAGGCGGAGGCCTACCAGGAGGTCCTAAGGCGGGTTCTCAAGGGGTAGCCATGCCCAGGTACCAAGCCACCCTGCTCATTGAGTTAAAAGACGGCATCCTGGACCCCCAGGGCCGGGCGGTGGAAGGGGTCTTGAGGGACCTGGGCCATCCCGTGGACTCGGTGCGGGTAGGGAAGGTCCTGGAGGTGGTCTTCCCCGCGGAAACCCTCCTGGAGGCGGAGGAAAAAGCCAAGGCCATGGGCAGACTCCTCACCAACCCGGTGATGGAGGTCTTCACCCTGGAGGCCATAAAGGAACTCCCATGAAGTGGGCCATCGTCCGCTTTCCCGGCTCCAACTGCGACGAGGACGCCCGCTTCGCCTTGGAGAAGGCGGGCATCAAGGCGGCGTACGTCTGGCACACGGAAACCAGCCTAAAGGGCTTTGACGGGGTATTCCTGCCGGGAGGCTTCAGCTACGGGGATTACCTGCGGGCCGGGGCCCTGGCGGCCAAGAGCCCGGTGATGGAGGAGGTGAGGCGCTTCGCCCGGGAGGGCCGCTTGGTGATTGGGGTCTGCAACGGCTTCCAGGTGCTCACCGAGGCCGGCATCCTCCCCGGGGCCCTGCTGGCCAACCTGAACCTGCACTTCACCTGCAAGGAGGTGGGGGTGCGGGTGGAACGCACGGACCTCCCCTTCACCCGGCGCTATGGGAAGGGGCAGGTCCTGCGCCTGCCCATCGCCCATGCGGAAGGGCGGTACTACGCGGACCCCAAGACCCTTGAATGGCTGGAAGGGGAGGGGCTGGTGGTCTTCCGCTACGCCCCCTTAGGGGGGGAAGGGGATTACAACCCTAACGGAAGCCTCCGCGACATCGCCGGCATCGTGAGCGAGAAGGGCAACGTCCTCGGCATGATGCCCCACCCCGAGCGGGCGGTGGATGAGGTTTTGGGCAGTACGGACGGGCTCCCTTTGTTCCTGGGGCTTTTGGAGGAGGTAAACGCATGAAACCCAAGGCCATCACCTTTGACTTCTGGGGCACCCTCTTCACCGAGGGGCAGGCGTTTTTGGAAAAGGTCATGCCCGCCCGGTACGAGATCCTCCTGGACGCTCTTTCCGAGGCCGGGCATCCCGCGGAGGAGCACGAGGTGCGGGAGGCCTACCGCCAGGCGGCCATCGCCTTTGAGGAGGCATGGAAGGCCGGGGAGCACATGTCCGTATACGACCGGGTGGCCCGCATCTTCTCCCTCCTGGGAGCCCCCTACGACCCCGGGCTCATCGCCCTCACGGCCAGGCGGCTGGAGGAGAGCTCCCTTTTGGTGGACCTCGAGCCCCTTCCGGGGCTGGAGGTCCTGAAGGAGCTGGCCCGCAAATACCCCCTGGCCCTGGTTTCCGACACCGGCCTCACCCCGGGCCGCCTCTTGCGGGAGCACCTGAGGCGGCAGGGGCTGGACGTCTTCCAGGCCTACAGCTTCTCCGACGAGACGGGGTTCGTGAAGCCTAGGCCTGAGGCCTTCCGGGTGGCCCTCGAGGCCCTGGGGGTGGCCCCGGAGGAGGCCCTGCACGTGGGCGACCTGCCCCAGACCGATATCCGGGGGGCCTTCGCCACCGGCTACCCCTGGGCGGTGCAGTACGTGGGCTTGAGGGAGGTGAACGGGGAGGTCAAGCCCACGGCCAAGGTGAAAAGCCATCGGGAGCTCCTTCCCCTTCTGGAGTGATGGAAAGCCTGGCCCAGGAAATCGGCATCCCGGACACCGAGTACCGGGAGATGGTGAAGCGGCTGGGGCGGGAGCCCAACCGGGTGGAGCTCTTCCTCTTCAAGGTGATGTGGAGCGAGCACTGCGCCTACAAGAACTCCCGCCCCCTCTTGAAGGACCTCCCCAAGGAAGGGGAGGCGGTTTTGCAGGGACCCGGGGAAAACGCGGGCGTGGTGTGCATCGGGGAAGGCTTCGCCGTGGCCTTCAAGATAGAAAGCCATAACCACCCCTCCGCGGTGGAGCCCTTCCAGGGGGCTGCCACCGGGGTGGGGGGGATCATCCGGGACATCATGAGCATGGGGGCCCGGCCCATCGCCCTCCTGGACTCCCTGCGCTTTGGCCCTCCGGAAGACGCCCGAAGCCGCTACCTGCTCAAGGGGGTGGTTTCCGGCATCGCCCACTACGGCAACGCCATCGGGGTGCCCACGGTGGGCGGGGACCTCTACTTCCACGAGGGCTACCGGGAAAACCCCCTGGTGAACGCCATGTGCCTGGGCCTCCTCCGGGAGGAGCACCTGAGGCGGAGCCGGGCCTCCCTGGGCCGGCCCATCTACTACGCCGGGGCCAAGACGGGGCGGGACGGGATTGGGGGGGCGGCCTTCGCCAGCCGGGAGCTTTCCGAGGACAAGGAGGAGGACCGGCCGGCGGTGCAGGTGGGGGACCCCTTCCTGGGGAAGCTCCTTTTGGAGGCCACCCTCGAGGCCATCGAAAAGGACCTGGTGGAGGGCGTGCAGGACATGGGGGCGGCGGGGCTCACCAGTAGCCTCTCGGAGCTGGCCTTCAAGTCGGGCCTGGGGGTGGAACTCCACTTGGACCAGGTCCCCACCCGGGAAAGCGGCATGGGGCCCATAGAACTCCTCCTCTCGGAAAGCCAGGAGCGCATGGTCCTGGTGCCCAAGGAGGGCAAGGAAAAGGAGCTGGAGGAGGTCTTTAGGAGGTGGGGCCTGGACTGCGTGAGGGTGGCCCGCACCATCCCCGAGAGGGTCTTCCGCGTCCTTTTCCGGGGCGAGGTGGTGGCCGAGGTCCCCACCGAGGCCCTGGCGGAAGCCCCCACCTACGTGCGCCTAGCCAGGGAAGACCCCGAGATCCAAAGGCTCCGGGAGATGCCCCTTCCCCCCCTCGAGGCCAACCCCCAGGAGGTCCTCCCCAGGCTCCTCGCCTCCCCCAACCTGGCCAGCCGGGAGGCGGTCTACGAGCGCTACGACCACCAGGTGGGCACCCGCACCGCCCTCCTTCCCGGCAAGGGGGATGCGGCGGTCTTGTGGGTGAAGGGCACCAGCCTAGGCATCGCCGCCAAGGTGGACCAGAACCCCCGCTACAGCCGCCTCCATCCCCGGCTTGGCGCCATGCACGCCCTGGCCGAGGCCTGCCGCAACGTGAGCGTGGTGGGGGCAAGGCCCCTGGCCTACACCGACGGCCTAAACCTGGGAAGCCCGGAGACCCCGGAGGGCTACTTTGAGCTAAGGGAGACCATCGCGGGCCTTAGGGAGGCCAGCGAGGCCCTGGGGGTGCCGGTGGTCTCCGGAAACGTCTCCCTCTACAACGAAAGCGGGGGCCGGCGCATCCCCCCCACGGCCATGGTGGGGGTGGTGGGGGTCTTGGACATCCGCAAGCGGGCGGAGATGGGCTTTTCGCGCCCCGGGGAGGTCATCGTCCTCATGGGGGAGGAGGCGGGGGAGCTGGGGGGAAGCGAGGTGCTTTACCTCCTTGCGGGCCTCGAGGCGGGCCATCCCCCCAGGCTGGACCTGGAGCTGGAAAAGCGGGTGCAGGAGGCCATCCGGGAGCTCATCGCCTTGGGGCTCACCCGCACCGCCCACGACCTGGCGGAGGGGGGGCTTTTGGTGGCCTTGGCGGAGATGACCTTCCCCTATGGCCTGGGGGCCACGGTGGAGGTGCGCACCCCCGGCCTGGCCGCCCTCTTTGGCGAGGCCCCAAGCCGCATCCTCTTCACCGTGGCCAAGGAGGACCTCAAGGAGGCCACCTTCCGCCTGGAGGAAAGGGGTCTTCCCTACCGCATCCTAGGAGAGACCGGAGGGCACACCCTCACGGTCCTCACCCCGGAAGGGGTGCTAGAGTGGGAGGTACAAGAACTCCTCGCCGCCTGGAAGCGGCCCCTACGGGAGGTGCTGGATGGACAAGCCTAGGGAAGAGTGCGGGGTCTTGGGGCTTTGGAGCGAAGAACCCCTGGACGCCCCGGGGCTTTTGCACCTGGGCCTCCTCGCCCTCCAGCACCGGGGACAGGAGGCGGCGGGCATCGCCGTATCCGATGGCAAGGAGTTCCTGGTGGAAAAGGACCTGGGGCTCGTGCACCAGGTCTTCACCGAGGAAAGGCTTTCCCGCCTGAGGCTTCCCGAGGCACGGCTGGGCTTGGCCCACACCCGCTACTCCACCACGGGCTCCAACCTGCGCTTCAACGCCCAACCCCTCACCGCCCGCACCGCCCACGGGGTTCTGGCCATCGCCCACAACGGCAACTTCACCAACGCCAAGCCCCTCCGCGACCGGCTCCTTAAGGAAGGGGCCACCTTCCAGAGCACCTCGGACACCGAGGTGATGCTCCTCCTCCTGGCCCGCCTGGGCCACCTCCCTCTTCCCCAGGCGGCCGCCGAGGCCATGAAGGCCCTGGAAGGGGGGTATGCCATCCTCCTCATGGACCGCAGGACCCTGGTGGCCCTCCGGGATCCCCACGGGGTGCGGCCCCTGGCCATCGGAAGGCTCCCAAAGGGCTACGCCTTCGCCTCCGAGCCCCCGGCCCTGGAGCTCATCGGGGCCCGGTACCTCCGGGATGTGCGCCCGGGGGAGGTGGTCTGGGTGGAGGAGGGCGAGCTCAAAAGCCTCCAGGCCCTCCCCCCCAACCCTGCCCCTTGCGCCTTTGAGTGGATCTACTTCGCCAGGCCCGACAGCCTGCTGGACGGGGTGGAGGCCTACGAGGCCCGGGTGCGCATGGGTATGGAGCTTTTCCGGGAGGCCCCGGCGGAGGCGGACATGGTGGTACCCGTGCCCGACTCCGGCATCGGGGCCGCGGTGGGCTACGCCAAGGCCTCGGGCCTCCCCCTGGAGTACGGGCTCTACAAGAACCCCTATGCCGGCCGCACCTTCATCCAACCCACCCAGGCGCTGCGGGACCTGAAGACCCGCCTGAAGCTCTCCCCCACCTCTGCGGTGCGGGGCAAGCGGGTGGTGCTCATCGACGACTCCATCGTGCGGGGCACCACCAGCCGCCGCATCGTGGCCATGCTGAAGGAGGCCGGGGCCCGGGAGGTCCACTTCCGGGTCTCCAGCCCCCCCATCCGCTTCCCCTGCTACTACGGCATCGACACCGCCGCCCGCAAGGAGCTCATCGCCGCCGAGAAGAGCCTGGAGGAGATCCGGGCCTACATCGGGGCGGACAGCCTGGCCTTCCTTTCCGAGGAAGGGGTGAAGAAGGCCATAGGAGGCCCGGTATGCCTGGCCTGCTTCAACGGCCGCTACCCTGCGGGGGTGCCGGCGGAAGGGGAAAAACTGGCCTTGGAGATTTTCTAGGCACCGCCCCCTAGGCTTCCAGAAGCCCCGGGCTTCGCCCAGGGCCATGGGGCAAGGAAGGGTGTCGTGGCTTGAGGGCGGGGTGCTTAGCCCCTCCTGGCCATCCACCGGCTCAGGGCAAACCCCGCCCCGAGGCCCAGAAGAAGCCCCAGCAGCAAGAAAATAAAGGCGAAGGCGCCCGTGGAAGCCAGGTGCCAGCCGAAGAACCAGTAGCTGCACACCGCATACCGCTCCACCTGCACCCGGACCAGCTCCGGCAGGTCGCGGCTAGAGGTGAAGTTGATGAGGATGATGGTCAAGAGCAGAATGGCCAGGGTCAGCGCCAGCCCCCACTTCAAAATCGGAAGAGCCCTTCTCATACCCCAAGCTTACCAAGGGAAGCGCCTTCCTTAGGGCCCATCCACGAGGAAAAACCTGTCCCCAAGGGGCCTAGACCCGGGAGAGGGGGCCCTTAGCCTCACCCCCGCCCAGGCCCTATAATCAGCCTATGGTCAGGACCAGCCTGAGGGACGAGGCCCTTTTCCAGCTCATCGCCCTGGAGGAAAAGCGCCAGCGGGAAGGCCTGGAGCTCATCGCCAGCGAGAACTTCGTCTCCGCCCAGGTGCGGGAGGCGGTGGGAAGCGTCCTCACCAACAAGTATGCGGAGGGCTACCCGGGGGCCCGCTACTACGGGGGGTGCGAGGTGGTGGACCAGGTGGAAAGCCTGGCCATCGAACGGGCCAAGGCGCTCTTCGGGGCCGCCTGGGCCAACGTCCAGCCCCACTCCGGCTCCCAGGCCAACATGGCGGTGTACATGGCCCTGATGGAGCCGGGGGATACCCTGATGGGCATGGATCTGGCGGCCGGCGGCCACCTCACCCACGGCTCCAAGGTGAACTTCTCCGGGAAGCTTTACAAGGTGGTTTCCTACGGGGT
This window encodes:
- a CDS encoding carboxymuconolactone decarboxylase family protein, which gives rise to MSVRRAIWGEKQEAIEASLKEVDEDLFRYIRDFAYEEVLARPGLDLKTRELLAITALIALGSPKELATHLEGALRVGATEEEVREAILQSALFLGFPRALAAMKLFHKVLRGRGPADAGEG
- a CDS encoding HAD family hydrolase — protein: MTRAVLFDVGNTLILASPRFWLLPFLEERGLRPRKDPKGAALAAFRFYEDHHLEARDLETALGLWREFHRRLFTGMGLEEHAEALSRELVANWKNPRFWPVVPGAQATLQALKERGYLLAVVSNWDATLPEILEVVGLRPYFQHLAVSALSGVAKPDPRLFQEALSALGVRPEEAVHVGDSEADVAGAQGAGVKPLLFDPLGENPEALPKLERVLDYLP
- a CDS encoding YceI family protein; translated protein: MRWLVWLWVLLVPVLAQSFEVVSGEARYRVREQLVQIGIAEAVGTTGAVKGLVVLQGGKASGEFVVDLRELKSDQARRDNYLRQNTLQTDRFPTATFRPKAVEGLPNPLPQGGKFPVRVVGDLTIRDVTEEVVWEGEAEFRGQEVRVVLKTEFPFEKFQLVQPRVPILLSVENRIRLEVDLRLRRK
- a CDS encoding intradiol ring-cleavage dioxygenase: MKRRALLGLFLYPLARAQCPPTPALTEGPYFLREVPRRQDLREGLPGVLLRLTLRVQDRTCQPLGGLRVDLWHTDALGRYSGVNAPGVFCRGWQATDGQGRVEFRTLFPGWYPSRTPHLHLRVEAGGRSFATQLFFPEEIQQRVYARPPYAERGMPRIGNRQDGLFRADLLLSPKPEGEGYGADFVLTLPF
- the purB gene encoding adenylosuccinate lyase produces the protein MVPRYQTPEMAALWSEENRYRTWARVEAYALEAWEALGQVPQGLAQKLLEHLKEHPLDARFAQRVAELEEITRHDLVAFTRALVEWTKDEEVGRYLHLGLTSSDVVDTAQNALLVQALDLILAELKGVQEELKRLALRYRRTPAIARTHGVHAEPTSFGLRFLSFYAAFQRDEERLGRAKEAIGVAMLSGSVGNYAHVPPEVEAHVARRLGLKPEPLSTQVVPRDRHAEVLAALAILGGNLERVAVELRHLQRTEVLEAQEPFREGQTGSSSMPHKKNPVGLENLTGMARLLRGYLGPALENIALWHERDISHSSVERVILPDATTVAHYALRRLRGILAGLVVFEENLQKNLDLTRGLVYSQQVLNALIAQGLPRDKAYAIVQRNALRSWEEGRSFPELLEEDPENPLKGERLKALFDPSPFLQHVDAIYARFGL
- the purC gene encoding phosphoribosylaminoimidazolesuccinocarboxamide synthase, producing MEKLYEGKAKVLFPEGPDTLRVYFKDEATAFNARKRGIIPGKGVVNNKVSAALFRHLEAHGIKTHFLEELSDREMRVLRVEILPLEVILRFRAAGSFAKRYGVKEGTPLKAPLVEFSLKSDALGDPLICPEAILALDLAGEEELSQVKATTLRVGELLRDFFAQRGLDLIDFKLEFGKRNGEILLADEISPDTMRLWDQRTGEPMDKDRFRKDLGGEAEAYQEVLRRVLKG
- the purS gene encoding phosphoribosylformylglycinamidine synthase subunit PurS; translated protein: MPRYQATLLIELKDGILDPQGRAVEGVLRDLGHPVDSVRVGKVLEVVFPAETLLEAEEKAKAMGRLLTNPVMEVFTLEAIKELP
- the purQ gene encoding phosphoribosylformylglycinamidine synthase subunit PurQ; its protein translation is MKWAIVRFPGSNCDEDARFALEKAGIKAAYVWHTETSLKGFDGVFLPGGFSYGDYLRAGALAAKSPVMEEVRRFAREGRLVIGVCNGFQVLTEAGILPGALLANLNLHFTCKEVGVRVERTDLPFTRRYGKGQVLRLPIAHAEGRYYADPKTLEWLEGEGLVVFRYAPLGGEGDYNPNGSLRDIAGIVSEKGNVLGMMPHPERAVDEVLGSTDGLPLFLGLLEEVNA
- a CDS encoding HAD family hydrolase, which translates into the protein MKPKAITFDFWGTLFTEGQAFLEKVMPARYEILLDALSEAGHPAEEHEVREAYRQAAIAFEEAWKAGEHMSVYDRVARIFSLLGAPYDPGLIALTARRLEESSLLVDLEPLPGLEVLKELARKYPLALVSDTGLTPGRLLREHLRRQGLDVFQAYSFSDETGFVKPRPEAFRVALEALGVAPEEALHVGDLPQTDIRGAFATGYPWAVQYVGLREVNGEVKPTAKVKSHRELLPLLE
- the purL gene encoding phosphoribosylformylglycinamidine synthase subunit PurL — encoded protein: MESLAQEIGIPDTEYREMVKRLGREPNRVELFLFKVMWSEHCAYKNSRPLLKDLPKEGEAVLQGPGENAGVVCIGEGFAVAFKIESHNHPSAVEPFQGAATGVGGIIRDIMSMGARPIALLDSLRFGPPEDARSRYLLKGVVSGIAHYGNAIGVPTVGGDLYFHEGYRENPLVNAMCLGLLREEHLRRSRASLGRPIYYAGAKTGRDGIGGAAFASRELSEDKEEDRPAVQVGDPFLGKLLLEATLEAIEKDLVEGVQDMGAAGLTSSLSELAFKSGLGVELHLDQVPTRESGMGPIELLLSESQERMVLVPKEGKEKELEEVFRRWGLDCVRVARTIPERVFRVLFRGEVVAEVPTEALAEAPTYVRLAREDPEIQRLREMPLPPLEANPQEVLPRLLASPNLASREAVYERYDHQVGTRTALLPGKGDAAVLWVKGTSLGIAAKVDQNPRYSRLHPRLGAMHALAEACRNVSVVGARPLAYTDGLNLGSPETPEGYFELRETIAGLREASEALGVPVVSGNVSLYNESGGRRIPPTAMVGVVGVLDIRKRAEMGFSRPGEVIVLMGEEAGELGGSEVLYLLAGLEAGHPPRLDLELEKRVQEAIRELIALGLTRTAHDLAEGGLLVALAEMTFPYGLGATVEVRTPGLAALFGEAPSRILFTVAKEDLKEATFRLEERGLPYRILGETGGHTLTVLTPEGVLEWEVQELLAAWKRPLREVLDGQA
- the purF gene encoding amidophosphoribosyltransferase, with translation MDKPREECGVLGLWSEEPLDAPGLLHLGLLALQHRGQEAAGIAVSDGKEFLVEKDLGLVHQVFTEERLSRLRLPEARLGLAHTRYSTTGSNLRFNAQPLTARTAHGVLAIAHNGNFTNAKPLRDRLLKEGATFQSTSDTEVMLLLLARLGHLPLPQAAAEAMKALEGGYAILLMDRRTLVALRDPHGVRPLAIGRLPKGYAFASEPPALELIGARYLRDVRPGEVVWVEEGELKSLQALPPNPAPCAFEWIYFARPDSLLDGVEAYEARVRMGMELFREAPAEADMVVPVPDSGIGAAVGYAKASGLPLEYGLYKNPYAGRTFIQPTQALRDLKTRLKLSPTSAVRGKRVVLIDDSIVRGTTSRRIVAMLKEAGAREVHFRVSSPPIRFPCYYGIDTAARKELIAAEKSLEEIRAYIGADSLAFLSEEGVKKAIGGPVCLACFNGRYPAGVPAEGEKLALEIF